A stretch of Pirellulales bacterium DNA encodes these proteins:
- a CDS encoding four helix bundle protein, with protein MAGYQNLKVWQLSIELVLQTYRVTQPFPREELFGLTSQMRRAAVSIPSNIAERHARKTPREFSRFLNIAKGSLAELETQLVIARELHLCSARIADEITVLTSQISRMLSGLLRRINEAAND; from the coding sequence ATGGCTGGTTACCAAAACCTGAAAGTCTGGCAGTTGAGCATCGAGCTTGTTCTGCAGACTTATCGTGTCACTCAACCATTTCCCCGCGAGGAACTGTTTGGACTGACTAGCCAGATGCGCCGCGCAGCAGTATCGATTCCCTCGAATATCGCCGAGAGGCACGCTCGTAAAACTCCTCGCGAGTTTTCACGCTTCTTGAACATTGCCAAAGGATCGCTAGCAGAACTGGAAACGCAACTCGTCATAGCGCGGGAACTGCACCTTTGCAGTGCCCGAATTGCGGATGAAATCACCGTATTGACCTCTCAGATCAGCCGCATGCTTAGCGGTCTGTTAAGGCGAATCAACGAGGCGGCTAACGACTGA
- a CDS encoding argininosuccinate synthase, producing MSSCVLAYSGGLDTSVILGWLQDEGYDVHAVYVDLGQPCEDREAILQKARDNGAKSSRLVDAREELCRDFAFPVLQWQAKYEGIYLLGTSIARPLISKVCLQVAREVGAVAYAHGATGKGNDQCRFQLAAEALDPNVAIIAPWRMKKFRDLFPGRTEMIEYCAKKNIPVKASIAKPYSSDENCLHISYEAGELEDPAINGAAIVDFGMTVSPQEAPDKVEEVTIGFEHGVPVSIDGEKKSPLAMVETMNRIAGRNGVGRIDIVENRFVGMKSRGVYESPGMTALYAAHLALEQLTVDRETIHLRDRISPEVAEMVYYGFWFVPKMDALMAFIREVQSPVTGEVALGFYKGNVAVHGRTSPNSLYDAAIASMEGGGSYDQTDAEGFLRIQGLPSRVLGTVRPRKY from the coding sequence ATGTCCAGTTGCGTGTTGGCCTATTCCGGCGGTCTTGATACTTCGGTCATCCTCGGCTGGCTGCAGGACGAGGGGTACGACGTTCACGCCGTGTACGTCGACCTGGGCCAACCGTGCGAGGACCGCGAGGCGATCCTCCAAAAAGCCCGCGACAACGGCGCCAAATCGTCGCGACTGGTCGACGCCCGCGAGGAGTTGTGCCGCGACTTTGCGTTCCCGGTGCTGCAGTGGCAGGCAAAGTACGAGGGGATCTATCTGCTGGGGACCTCGATCGCCCGGCCGCTGATCTCGAAGGTCTGCTTGCAGGTCGCCCGCGAGGTCGGGGCCGTGGCGTACGCCCACGGGGCCACCGGCAAGGGGAACGACCAGTGTCGGTTCCAACTGGCCGCCGAGGCGCTCGACCCGAACGTCGCCATCATTGCTCCCTGGCGAATGAAGAAATTCCGCGACCTGTTCCCGGGCCGGACCGAGATGATCGAGTACTGCGCGAAGAAGAACATTCCCGTCAAGGCGTCGATCGCCAAACCGTACTCGAGCGACGAAAACTGTCTGCATATCAGCTACGAAGCGGGCGAGCTCGAAGACCCGGCGATCAACGGCGCAGCGATCGTCGACTTCGGCATGACGGTTTCGCCCCAAGAGGCCCCGGACAAGGTCGAAGAAGTCACGATCGGCTTCGAGCACGGCGTGCCGGTCTCGATCGACGGCGAGAAAAAATCGCCGCTGGCCATGGTCGAGACGATGAACCGCATCGCCGGCCGCAACGGCGTGGGACGGATCGACATCGTCGAAAACCGCTTCGTCGGCATGAAGAGCCGCGGCGTCTACGAATCGCCCGGCATGACCGCGTTGTATGCAGCTCACCTCGCCCTGGAGCAGCTTACCGTCGACCGCGAAACGATCCACCTCCGCGACCGGATCAGCCCCGAAGTGGCCGAGATGGTTTACTACGGCTTCTGGTTCGTGCCGAAGATGGACGCCCTCATGGCGTTCATCCGCGAGGTGCAGTCCCCCGTCACGGGCGAAGTCGCCCTGGGATTTTACAAAGGCAACGTCGCCGTCCACGGCCGCACGAGCCCCAACAGCCTCTACGACGCGGCGATCGCCAGCATGGAAGGGGGCGGCAGCTACGACCAAACCGACGCCGAAGGCTTCCTGCGGATTCAGGGATTGCCGAGCCGCGTGCTGGGAACGGTGAGGCCGAGGAAGTATTGA
- a CDS encoding DUF1080 domain-containing protein, with the protein MPRLSKYLAVFALIATTTATTAQAEPEQSAPESPARLSRDQLAAGWIQLFDGETLFGWRATSDANWRVEHGAIRVDAGEPGWLMTTVDWADYQLHVEFKAPPETNSGVFLRSTSNPTDPARDCIEVNIAPRENPFPTASLVGRMRVSTTPQPLIDGYAAIHEGEIRTIGPPPQEIDAWDGRWHSFDIEAKGDKLRLKLDGRPLETQSLDVVDDASATPRRGRIGLQFREGAVAFRNVRLRPLRLEPVFNGRDLSGWNTDHAEASEFSVTPEGELHIVNGRGQIESDASYGDFVLQLECFVNGEGLNSGVFFRSIPREFTNGYESQINNVVVDGDPTKPADCGTGGIYRRVSARVVNARDRAWFAKTIVATGPDIAVWVDGLQATAWTDDRPPHDNPRNGLRTAPGTLSLQGHDPTTDIRFRNLRIAELPPAK; encoded by the coding sequence ATGCCCCGCCTCAGCAAGTATCTGGCGGTCTTCGCTCTTATCGCCACGACGACGGCGACGACCGCGCAGGCCGAGCCGGAACAATCCGCGCCCGAGTCCCCTGCGCGGCTCTCGCGTGATCAGCTTGCCGCGGGGTGGATCCAGCTCTTCGACGGCGAGACGCTGTTCGGTTGGCGCGCCACCAGCGACGCGAACTGGCGGGTCGAACACGGCGCAATCCGCGTCGACGCCGGCGAGCCGGGCTGGCTGATGACGACCGTCGACTGGGCCGACTACCAACTGCACGTCGAGTTCAAGGCCCCGCCGGAGACCAACAGCGGCGTGTTTCTCCGCTCGACCTCGAACCCGACCGACCCGGCGCGCGATTGCATCGAGGTGAACATCGCCCCCCGCGAGAATCCGTTCCCGACCGCGTCGCTGGTCGGCCGGATGCGAGTGAGTACGACGCCGCAGCCGCTGATTGACGGCTACGCCGCGATCCACGAAGGCGAAATCCGCACGATCGGCCCCCCGCCTCAAGAGATCGATGCCTGGGACGGACGGTGGCACTCGTTTGACATCGAAGCGAAAGGAGACAAACTTCGCCTCAAGCTGGACGGTCGTCCGCTCGAAACGCAATCGCTCGACGTTGTCGACGACGCGTCCGCGACACCTCGGCGCGGACGCATCGGCTTGCAGTTCCGCGAAGGCGCGGTCGCGTTCCGCAATGTTCGCCTGCGGCCGCTGCGGCTCGAACCCGTGTTCAACGGCCGCGACCTTTCGGGATGGAACACCGACCACGCCGAGGCGAGCGAGTTCTCCGTCACCCCCGAGGGCGAGTTGCACATTGTCAACGGTCGCGGGCAGATCGAGAGCGACGCCAGCTACGGCGACTTCGTTCTGCAGTTGGAGTGCTTCGTCAACGGCGAAGGGCTGAACTCGGGAGTCTTCTTCCGCAGCATCCCCCGCGAGTTCACCAACGGCTACGAGAGCCAGATCAACAACGTGGTCGTCGACGGCGATCCGACCAAGCCTGCCGACTGCGGCACCGGCGGAATCTATCGCCGCGTGAGCGCGCGGGTGGTCAACGCTCGCGACCGCGCGTGGTTCGCCAAGACGATCGTCGCCACGGGGCCGGACATCGCCGTATGGGTCGACGGCCTGCAGGCGACGGCCTGGACCGACGACCGCCCGCCGCACGACAACCCCCGAAACGGACTCCGCACCGCTCCCGGAACCTTAAGCCTGCAAGGCCACGACCCTACGACCGACATCCGGTTCCGCAATCTGCGCATCGCCGAGTTGCCGCCTGCGAAGTAA
- a CDS encoding prepilin-type N-terminal cleavage/methylation domain-containing protein: MSSRQRFRGLTLVEMLIALAITLLMMGAVVNVFANLSGGVRDRRAMIELGSQLRQARELLNRDLRGATCNGLTWQRPDEGRGYLEIVEGVRSDYDPTDLFPLPPDSLVPSSQMVVDASGDPLPTDGMALGDWDDVLALTVRSLAEPYRGRGPGQSTVESNLAEIVWFAVEQDGSNAGDEPGMRRVYRRVLVIAPWVDLSNVGAMSAPDYYQRYDVSAHWDAVAGRWVPNTLGDLTKRENRYFHDATNYLASSNPLVPERRLFPHHMLRPEPLASFPAGSHAVYPDVDPGSVAQGQDLVLNDALAFDVRVYDPGAPLIQGSGATLQPGDAGFYLAVHSNLVPVGYGAYVDLYWNSPWNGYRSVPNSFVVSQAWNAQVGAPNILFAGVIDATRNISAVMHPKSQLDWLLTVNPRQTATPLRTPDGTDVAAPAVVYDTWSFHYEHDGLNQNGNSDVNGNPLVDEGTNGFDDDNQNGVDDMGERETSPPFDVPLRGIQVRLRAYERDARQVREATAVRSFVP, translated from the coding sequence ATGTCCTCGCGGCAACGGTTCCGCGGGCTGACGCTCGTGGAAATGCTGATCGCTCTGGCGATCACGCTGTTGATGATGGGCGCCGTGGTCAACGTCTTCGCCAACCTCAGCGGCGGGGTGCGCGACCGCCGGGCGATGATCGAGCTGGGGTCCCAGCTTCGCCAAGCCCGCGAGTTGCTCAACCGCGATCTCCGCGGCGCCACCTGCAACGGCCTCACTTGGCAGCGTCCCGACGAGGGCCGAGGCTATCTTGAAATCGTCGAGGGGGTGCGATCCGACTACGACCCGACGGACCTCTTTCCGCTCCCCCCCGATTCGCTCGTCCCGAGCAGTCAAATGGTCGTCGACGCCAGCGGCGATCCGCTCCCCACCGACGGCATGGCCCTGGGCGACTGGGACGACGTCCTGGCCCTTACCGTGCGCAGCCTCGCCGAGCCGTACCGCGGTCGCGGGCCAGGGCAGAGCACAGTCGAATCGAACCTCGCCGAGATCGTCTGGTTCGCGGTCGAGCAGGACGGCTCGAACGCGGGCGACGAGCCGGGCATGCGCCGCGTCTACCGTCGCGTCCTGGTGATCGCCCCGTGGGTCGATCTCTCGAACGTCGGCGCCATGAGCGCCCCCGACTATTACCAGCGGTACGACGTGTCGGCCCATTGGGACGCCGTCGCCGGCCGCTGGGTCCCCAACACGCTGGGGGATCTCACGAAGCGCGAGAACCGCTACTTCCACGACGCCACGAATTACCTCGCGAGCTCCAATCCGCTCGTGCCCGAACGGCGTCTGTTCCCGCACCACATGCTGCGACCGGAGCCGCTGGCGAGCTTCCCCGCCGGATCGCACGCCGTTTATCCCGACGTCGATCCCGGCAGCGTCGCCCAAGGGCAGGATCTGGTGCTGAACGACGCTCTGGCGTTCGACGTCCGCGTCTACGATCCCGGGGCGCCGCTGATTCAGGGTTCCGGCGCCACGCTGCAACCGGGCGACGCGGGGTTTTATCTGGCCGTTCACTCTAATCTTGTTCCGGTGGGTTATGGCGCTTACGTCGATCTCTATTGGAACAGTCCTTGGAACGGCTATCGGTCGGTTCCGAACAGTTTCGTCGTTTCGCAAGCCTGGAATGCTCAAGTCGGAGCCCCCAATATCCTGTTTGCCGGCGTCATCGACGCAACCAGGAACATCTCCGCCGTCATGCATCCCAAGTCGCAATTGGACTGGCTCCTGACGGTCAACCCGCGGCAAACGGCCACGCCCCTGCGCACGCCCGACGGAACCGACGTCGCCGCCCCCGCGGTCGTGTACGACACATGGTCCTTCCACTACGAACACGACGGTTTGAATCAAAACGGCAACTCCGACGTCAACGGAAATCCGCTCGTCGACGAAGGGACCAACGGCTTCGACGACGACAACCAGAACGGCGTCGACGACATGGGCGAGCGCGAAACGTCTCCCCCGTTCGACGTCCCGCTGCGCGGGATTCAGGTCCGCCTCAGGGCGTATGAACGCGACGCCCGACAGGTGCGCGAGGCGACCGCGGTTCGCAGCTTCGTCCCCTGA
- a CDS encoding ABC transporter ATP-binding protein, with amino-acid sequence MIEVHDLTKKYGELFAIRSIELKLDRGDVFGFIGPNGAGKTTTMRILATLLNPTWGEAYVGGHSIYTKPKEIRRIIGYMPDFFGVYDNMKVIEYLEFFAAAYRIKGEKRRKICDEVLELVDLGYKREALVTSLSRGMTQRLGLARVLLHDPQVLLLDEPASGLDPRARIEIRGLLKELRNMGKTIMVSSHILPELADICNKIGIIERGELIVNADVNEVMKQVRQQTVMLVEVANDSDAAAKLLEGSPIVESVETGPKGIRLTLTAGDHDVSQLAKLLLDHGHGLKKFAEEEINLETAFMALTQGITS; translated from the coding sequence GACCTGACCAAGAAATACGGCGAATTGTTCGCCATCCGCTCGATCGAATTGAAGCTCGACCGCGGGGACGTGTTCGGTTTCATCGGCCCCAACGGCGCCGGCAAGACGACCACGATGCGAATCCTCGCCACGCTGCTCAACCCCACCTGGGGCGAAGCGTACGTCGGCGGCCACTCGATCTACACCAAGCCGAAGGAGATCCGGCGGATCATCGGCTACATGCCCGACTTCTTCGGCGTGTACGACAACATGAAGGTGATCGAGTACCTCGAGTTCTTCGCCGCGGCCTACCGCATCAAAGGCGAGAAACGCCGCAAGATCTGCGACGAGGTGCTCGAGCTGGTCGACCTGGGGTACAAACGCGAGGCGCTGGTCACCAGCCTCTCGCGCGGCATGACGCAGCGACTGGGTCTCGCGCGGGTGCTCTTGCACGATCCGCAGGTGCTGCTGTTGGACGAGCCGGCCAGCGGGCTGGACCCCCGGGCGCGCATCGAGATTCGCGGGCTGCTCAAGGAACTGCGAAACATGGGCAAGACGATCATGGTCTCCAGCCACATCCTCCCCGAGCTCGCCGACATCTGCAACAAGATCGGCATCATCGAACGGGGCGAACTGATCGTCAACGCCGACGTCAACGAGGTCATGAAGCAGGTTCGCCAGCAGACGGTCATGCTGGTCGAGGTGGCGAACGACTCCGACGCAGCGGCCAAGCTGCTCGAAGGGTCGCCGATCGTCGAGTCGGTCGAGACCGGCCCCAAAGGGATTCGCCTCACCCTGACCGCCGGCGACCACGACGTCAGCCAGCTTGCCAAGCTGCTGCTGGACCACGGCCACGGCCTCAAGAAGTTCGCCGAAGAGGAAATCAACCTCGAAACGGCGTTTATGGCCCTGACGCAGGGGATCACGTCGTAG